Proteins co-encoded in one Arachis stenosperma cultivar V10309 chromosome 7, arast.V10309.gnm1.PFL2, whole genome shotgun sequence genomic window:
- the LOC130940734 gene encoding tRNase Z TRZ2, chloroplastic has translation MQISLSNSPFKTPQLFPFHHPISKPLANQVPIQIQSTHATVTSAIKGPTSGYLSEISKAIDHEEQYRLARSQVNRKGLELEGYSIEGISIGGQETCVIVPEFKCAFDIGRCPVRAIHQNFVFITHAHLDHIGGLPMYIASRGLYNLKPATVFVPPCIKEDVEKLLDIHRTLGQVELNVELVALDVGETFEIRNNLVVRPFKTHHVIPSQGYVVYSIRKKLKKQYIHLKGKQIEKLKKSGVEITDTILAPEVAFTGDTTPDFMLDPHNADALRAKVLITEATFLDESYTVDHARQHGHTHLFDIMENSQWIRNKAVVLTHFSSRYSIEDIRQAASKLQSKVSAKVVPLTEGFKSAYQ, from the exons ATGCAAATCTCTCTAAGCAATTCACCTTTTAAAACCCCTCAACTTTTCCCATTCCACCACCCCATTTCAAAACCCCTCGCAAACCAGGttcccattcaaattcaaagCACACATGCCACCGTTACCAGCGCCATAAAGGGTCCCACTTCCGGTTACTTATCCGAAATCAGCAAGGCCATTGATCACGAAGAGCAATACCGGTTAGCCCGGTCGCAGGTGAACCGGAAAGGTTTGGAATTGGAGGGTTATTCAATCGAGGGTATCTCAATTGGGGGCCAAGAGACATGCGTTATTGTTCCTGAATTCAAATGTGCATTTGATATTGGGAGGTGCCCAGTTAGGGCTATTCATCAGAACTTTGTTTTCATCACTCATGCTCACCTCGATCACATT GGAGGGTTGCCAATGTATATAGCCAGCCGTGGATTATATAATTTGAAGCCTGCTACTGTCTTTGTGCCTCCTTGCATCAAAGAGGATGTTGAAAAGCTGCTTGATATTCACAGGACCTTGGGCCAAGTTGAATTGAATGTTGAATTGGTTGCTTTGGATGTGG GGGAGACGTTTGAGATCCGCAATAACCTTGTTGTCCGGCCATTCAAGACACATCATGTTATACCCAGCCAG GGTTATGTAGTCTACTCTATTAGGAAAAAGCTGAAGAAACAGTACATTCACCTGAAAGGGAAACAAATTGAGAAATTAAAGAAGTCTGGTGTTGAG ATTACAGACACCATATTAGCTCCTGAAGTAGCCTTTACCGGTGATACAACACCCGATTTTATGCTTGACCCGCATAATGCTGATGCATTGAGAGCAAAAGTTCTTATAACTGAG GCAACTTTCCTCGATGAGTCCTACACCGTAGATCATGCTCGACAACATGGCCATACACATTTATTCGAT ATCATGGAAAATTCTCAGTGGATTCGAAACAAAGCTGTTGTATTGACTCATTTTTCATCAAGATATAGTATAGAG GATATTCGTCAGGCTGCATCAAAATTGCAGTCCAAGGTATCAGCAAAAGTGGTTCCTCTGACTGAAGGTTTCAAATCAGCATATCAATGA